The DNA region CCCCGTGTGCGCTCTTTGCCATGGGCGTCACGCTCGCATTGCGACCGCTGAAGCGGATCCCGGCCGAGATCGGCTACATCGTGCCGATCAAGCTCCTCCTCCACCCGATCCTGGTCTACCTGGTTTTGAGCGCCGTCGGGAATTTTGATCCGCTCTGGGTCCAGACCGCCATCCTGCTTGCGGCCCTGCCCACTGCCACCAATGTCTTCGTCATCGGCCAGCAATATGGTGTCTGGCAGGAGAGGGCGTCCGCCACCATCCTGATCACCACAGTCATTTCCGTCTTTTCTGTCTCGGCGCTGCTATTCGCGATCAAGGGCGGAATGTTACCGCCGGATCTTTTCCCGTAACATCGTCGGCAGGCTCTTGAGGCCTCGGCCTGGCGCCACACCCTCCTGCATCACAAGATTGCGCAAGGGCGCAACGGTTGCCAGGACCTGCAAGCTAGCGGCGCGCAGCATGTGAACCGGCAGCAGCGACGACAGCAGTGAACGGTTCAAAAGATCGACACTGGCAGTGCGGCTCGCAATGTCGAGGCGCCGCCGCGCATGGAACCGGTCCCCGACGGCTGCCGCGATCGGAGCGGACTGCCTGTCGATAAGCAGGTCTTCAAGCGCGGCAATGTCCCGGAGGCTGAGGTTCAAACCCTGGGCGCCGATCGGCGGAAACGCATGGCCGGCTTCACCGATGAAGGCTGCACGACCCCGGCCATAGTGGAGAGCCGTCATTCCGGACAGCGGCCAGGCCTGTACGCCGTCCTCGACCGTCACCTTTCCGAGCATCGACTGCATGCGGGCCTCGACCTCGCCAGAAAGGTCGTCCCTCTCGAGTGCCAGCAACCGGTCCGCCTCTTTCGGCGTCACCACCCAAACGAGGCTGGAGCGCTGGCCGGGCAGGGGGACCTGGGTAAACGGCCCGGACTCGGTATGGAACTCCGTCGATATGTTTTGATGCGGCAGGCTATGGCCGAAATTAAGGACCACCGCCGTCTGCGGGTAGGACCAGGTCTTGACGCCGACGCCGGCACTCTCCCGGGTCGCCGACCGCCGTCCATCTGCACCGATGACGAAATCGGCTGTGATTTCCGCATCTGCCGATAGAACAATCCGGACCTCCCGGTTGTCGATGATGATGGAT from Rhizobium glycinendophyticum includes:
- a CDS encoding UbiH/UbiF family hydroxylase, which encodes MQQRFEIVVVGAGPAGQIAAIAMARGGRRVALVGPQPDGSDRRTTALMHQSLDMMERLGLWDDLKPQAAALQTMQIIDGTKRLLRAPTVAFRSAEIDLPAFGYNIPNAALLSTLAQAVGREPLISRFDETAKSIIIDNREVRIVLSADAEITADFVIGADGRRSATRESAGVGVKTWSYPQTAVVLNFGHSLPHQNISTEFHTESGPFTQVPLPGQRSSLVWVVTPKEADRLLALERDDLSGEVEARMQSMLGKVTVEDGVQAWPLSGMTALHYGRGRAAFIGEAGHAFPPIGAQGLNLSLRDIAALEDLLIDRQSAPIAAAVGDRFHARRRLDIASRTASVDLLNRSLLSSLLPVHMLRAASLQVLATVAPLRNLVMQEGVAPGRGLKSLPTMLREKIRR